A genome region from Cucumis sativus cultivar 9930 chromosome 4, Cucumber_9930_V3, whole genome shotgun sequence includes the following:
- the LOC101208990 gene encoding calcium-dependent protein kinase 32 isoform X2 has protein sequence MCHKQGVMHRDLKPENFLFGNKKENAPLKAIDFGLSVFFKPGERFNEIVGSPYYMAPEVLKRNYGPEVDVWSAGVILYILLCGVPPFWAETEQGVAQAIIRSVIDFKRDPWPKVSDNAKDLVRKMLDPDPKRRLTAQGVLDHPWLQNVKKAPNVSLGETVRARLKQFSVMNKLKKRALRVIAEHLSVEEVAGIKEGFEKMDTGNKGKINIDELRVGLHKLGHQIADADLQILMEAGDADNDGYLDCREFVAISVHLRRMGDDEEHLRKAFDFFDQNLSGYIEIEELRSTLADEIDENSEEVINAIINDVDTDKDGRISYDEFAAMMKAGTDWRKASRQYSRERFNSLSLNLMRDGSLQLKQ, from the exons ATGTGTCACAAGCAGGGTGTCATGCATCGGGACCTTAAACCAGAGAACTTTTTGTTCGGAAACAAGAAGGAAAATGCACCATTGAAGGCAATAGATTTTGGTTTGTCAGTGTTCTTTAAACCTG GTGAAAGATTCAATGAAATTGTTGGTAGTCCATATTACATGGCTCCCGAGGTTCTAAAACGAAATTATGGCCCAGAAGTAGATGTTTGGAGTGCTGGAGTTATACTCTACATTTTACTTTGCGGTGTCCCACCATTTTGGGCTG AAACTGAACAAGGAGTTGCACAGGCAATTATACGGTCGGTTATAGATTTCAAGAGAGACCCTTGGCCTAAAGTTTCAGATAATGCAAAAGACCTTGTGAGAAAGATGCTTGATCCTGATCCGAAGCGACGGCTGACTGCACAAGGAGTGCTTG ATCATCCATGGTTACAAAATGTAAAGAAAGCTCCTAATGTCTCCTTGGGAGAAACAGTGAGAGCAAGACTTAAGCAGTTTTCTGTAATGAACAAGCTGAAGAAAAGAGCTCTTAGG GTAATTGCTGAGCACTTGTCAGTTGAGGAAGTTGCCGGTATAAAAGAGGGATTTGAAAAGATGGATACCGGCAATAAAGGGAAAATTAACATAGACGAGTTACGAGTAGGTTTACATAAGTTAGGCCATCAAATTGCAGATGCAGATCTTCAAATTCTGATGGAAGCT GGTGATGCAGACAATGACGGATATCTAGACTGCAGAGAATTTGTAGCTATTTCTGTTCACCTCAGGAGAATGGGCGACGACGAAGAGCATCTAAGAAAAGCCTTCGATTTCTTTGATCAAAACCTGAGTGGTTATATAGAAATTGAAGAACTACGATCTACCTTAGCCgatgaaattgatgaaaatagCGAGGAAGTGATTAACGCCATTATTAATGATGTTGACACAGATAAG GACGGCCGAATAAGCTATGATGAATTTGCAGCAATGATGAAGGCAGGCACAGATTGGAGGAAAGCATCAAGACAGTATTCTCGAGAACGGTTCAATAGCTTGAGTCTGAACTTGATGAGAGATGGATCATTGCAGTTAAAACAATGA
- the LOC101208990 gene encoding calcium-dependent protein kinase 32 isoform X1 yields MGNCCVAPPRNPEDQNKGKRKKKPNPFSVDYGVNHFAGGNGGSHKLTVLTNPTGCEIGLQYELGRELGRGEFGITHLCTDKVTGEKFACKSISKKKLRTAIDIEDVRREVQIMRHLPKHQNIVSLKDTFEDDNAVHLVMELCEGGELFDRIVARGHYTERAAAVVTKTIVEVVQMCHKQGVMHRDLKPENFLFGNKKENAPLKAIDFGLSVFFKPGERFNEIVGSPYYMAPEVLKRNYGPEVDVWSAGVILYILLCGVPPFWAETEQGVAQAIIRSVIDFKRDPWPKVSDNAKDLVRKMLDPDPKRRLTAQGVLDHPWLQNVKKAPNVSLGETVRARLKQFSVMNKLKKRALRVIAEHLSVEEVAGIKEGFEKMDTGNKGKINIDELRVGLHKLGHQIADADLQILMEAGDADNDGYLDCREFVAISVHLRRMGDDEEHLRKAFDFFDQNLSGYIEIEELRSTLADEIDENSEEVINAIINDVDTDKDGRISYDEFAAMMKAGTDWRKASRQYSRERFNSLSLNLMRDGSLQLKQ; encoded by the exons ATGGGGAATTGTTGCGTTGCCCCACCTCGGAACCCCGAGGATCAGAAcaaaggaaagaggaagaagaagccgAATCCCTTTTCAGTTGATTACGGTGTGAACCACTTCGCCGGCGGCAACGGCGGCAGCCATAAGCTAACCGTTTTGACCAACCCTACCGGCTGTGAAATCGGGCTTCAATACGAATTGGGTCGGGAGCTTGGCCGAGGGGAGTTTGGAATTACGCATCTATGTACCGATAAGGTTACCGGGGAGAAGTTTGCGTGTAAATCGATTTCCAAGAAGAAGCTGAGAACCGCTATAGATATTGAGGATGTTCGGCGGGAGGTTCAGATTATGAGACATTTGCCTAAGCATCAGAACATTGTGAGTTTGAAGGATACGTTTGAAGACGATAACGCTGTTCATTTGGTTATGGAGCTTTGCGAAGGGGGTGAGTTATTTGATCGGATTGTGGCTCGGGGTCACTATACAGAACGTGCTGCTGCTGTTGTCACGAAGACCATTGTTGAAGTTGTTcag ATGTGTCACAAGCAGGGTGTCATGCATCGGGACCTTAAACCAGAGAACTTTTTGTTCGGAAACAAGAAGGAAAATGCACCATTGAAGGCAATAGATTTTGGTTTGTCAGTGTTCTTTAAACCTG GTGAAAGATTCAATGAAATTGTTGGTAGTCCATATTACATGGCTCCCGAGGTTCTAAAACGAAATTATGGCCCAGAAGTAGATGTTTGGAGTGCTGGAGTTATACTCTACATTTTACTTTGCGGTGTCCCACCATTTTGGGCTG AAACTGAACAAGGAGTTGCACAGGCAATTATACGGTCGGTTATAGATTTCAAGAGAGACCCTTGGCCTAAAGTTTCAGATAATGCAAAAGACCTTGTGAGAAAGATGCTTGATCCTGATCCGAAGCGACGGCTGACTGCACAAGGAGTGCTTG ATCATCCATGGTTACAAAATGTAAAGAAAGCTCCTAATGTCTCCTTGGGAGAAACAGTGAGAGCAAGACTTAAGCAGTTTTCTGTAATGAACAAGCTGAAGAAAAGAGCTCTTAGG GTAATTGCTGAGCACTTGTCAGTTGAGGAAGTTGCCGGTATAAAAGAGGGATTTGAAAAGATGGATACCGGCAATAAAGGGAAAATTAACATAGACGAGTTACGAGTAGGTTTACATAAGTTAGGCCATCAAATTGCAGATGCAGATCTTCAAATTCTGATGGAAGCT GGTGATGCAGACAATGACGGATATCTAGACTGCAGAGAATTTGTAGCTATTTCTGTTCACCTCAGGAGAATGGGCGACGACGAAGAGCATCTAAGAAAAGCCTTCGATTTCTTTGATCAAAACCTGAGTGGTTATATAGAAATTGAAGAACTACGATCTACCTTAGCCgatgaaattgatgaaaatagCGAGGAAGTGATTAACGCCATTATTAATGATGTTGACACAGATAAG GACGGCCGAATAAGCTATGATGAATTTGCAGCAATGATGAAGGCAGGCACAGATTGGAGGAAAGCATCAAGACAGTATTCTCGAGAACGGTTCAATAGCTTGAGTCTGAACTTGATGAGAGATGGATCATTGCAGTTAAAACAATGA
- the LOC101209235 gene encoding uncharacterized protein LOC101209235, which translates to MLRHRLLSSLRTRGGAAAGRSRWTSPGHEERPKGYLFNRTPLPPGQSRKWEDWELPCYVTSFLTIVILGVGLNAKPDLTIETWAHQKALERLEMEKLGISGSGSSESD; encoded by the coding sequence ATGCTCCGACACCGCCTTCTCTCTTCACTCCGTACCCGTGGTGGAGCCGCCGCTGGACGGAGCCGGTGGACCAGTCCCGGCCACGAGGAACGCCCCAAGGGCTATCTTTTCAATCGGACGCCGCTTCCACCAGGTCAGTCCCGTAAATGGGAGGATTGGGAGCTTCCTTGTTATGTTACTAGTTTTCTTACTATTGTGATTCTTGGCGTTGGCCTCAACGCCAAGCCTGATCTCACAATTGAGACTTGGGCTCACCAGAAAGCCCTCGAGCGCCTTGAGATGGAGAAACTGGGTATATCTGGCTCCGGATCATCTGAATCCGATTGA